In a genomic window of Acidobacteriota bacterium:
- a CDS encoding TrbG/VirB9 family P-type conjugative transfer protein has protein sequence MSIFTRRSTTVLVWFLTVPFVLAEEGVVKVAEQEDQIIEVRTRVRHTTVLVLPIEEKILDFVVGDAGYWHLSGAANLAYIKPLAEGVRTNVALVCASGRIYSFLATEGGTPHLVVRVEREPKEKNNLLISSDEHQPAFVSRSEVEGYREMARQASEAVRSVQAEADTRVDDAKRQARAEVDRFRSEYPEELTFPYRLDKNAGKRPFLVEAMWHDGRFTYLRSGAQESPALYELKDGRPSLVAYDLTADGLYIARHVVGDGWLQIGKKKARWRFDSKDARR, from the coding sequence ATGAGTATTTTCACACGTCGAAGCACCACCGTTCTGGTGTGGTTTCTCACCGTTCCTTTCGTCCTCGCCGAAGAGGGCGTTGTCAAAGTCGCCGAGCAGGAGGACCAGATCATCGAGGTCCGGACGCGCGTCCGGCACACCACGGTGCTGGTACTCCCGATTGAGGAGAAGATCCTCGATTTCGTCGTCGGCGATGCCGGCTACTGGCACCTGAGCGGTGCGGCCAATCTCGCCTACATCAAACCCTTGGCCGAAGGGGTCCGGACCAATGTCGCGCTGGTTTGCGCGAGTGGACGGATCTACTCCTTCCTGGCGACCGAGGGCGGGACGCCTCACCTGGTCGTGCGGGTGGAGCGGGAACCCAAGGAGAAGAATAACTTACTAATTTCCTCTGATGAGCACCAACCCGCCTTCGTGTCCCGAAGCGAGGTCGAAGGCTACCGGGAGATGGCTCGGCAGGCGTCCGAGGCGGTCCGAAGCGTCCAGGCGGAGGCCGACACTCGCGTCGACGATGCCAAAAGGCAAGCCCGGGCCGAGGTGGACCGGTTCCGCTCCGAGTACCCGGAGGAACTGACGTTCCCCTACCGGCTGGACAAGAACGCCGGAAAGCGGCCGTTCCTGGTCGAGGCCATGTGGCACGACGGGCGCTTCACCTACCTGCGTTCGGGCGCCCAGGAGTCTCCGGCGCTTTATGAACTCAAGGACGGCCGTCCCAGCCTGGTGGCCTACGACCTCACGGCCGACGGTCTTTACATCGCCCGGCACGTCGTGGGCGACGGCTGGCTTCAGATCGGCAAGAAGAAGGCACGCTGGCGCTTCGATTCCAAGGACGCAAGGAGATGA
- a CDS encoding type IV secretion system protein has protein sequence MQIDPSLPTTIPADSLQDFKPFLDQVLADVTRNVAPEVHRAGVSLWRGMGAVMVVWSGVKTALSGTVSPGEWVRLVMALAIPGTLLTFYYQTIPGTTWTFPQAVVAQGNWMMGLMMTDIIRATQQTLSQTFEQMHATFTDQVRNLNLAGLLWSASGYYLKFVFGVFLSWSLIILLLALFAITYAQVIWAHVAVAIVILIGPLMIPWLLFEPMAFLFWGWFRALLVYSLYGVVAAVILRVFVGVSLAFVNTLMSAGLNVADLQQLGLWLLLLAPLLVAGILAAFKVGEIASLLISGAGSAGAGLMGTAAILVGAGRAAGALKGSK, from the coding sequence ATGCAGATCGACCCTTCACTTCCCACCACGATACCGGCCGATTCTCTTCAGGACTTCAAGCCCTTTCTGGATCAGGTCCTGGCCGATGTCACCCGCAACGTCGCGCCCGAGGTGCACCGGGCGGGCGTGAGCCTCTGGCGGGGGATGGGCGCGGTCATGGTCGTGTGGAGCGGCGTGAAAACAGCGCTCAGCGGCACGGTCTCCCCCGGGGAGTGGGTCCGGCTGGTGATGGCGCTGGCCATCCCCGGGACCCTGCTCACCTTCTACTACCAGACGATCCCCGGCACGACTTGGACCTTCCCTCAGGCGGTGGTCGCCCAGGGCAACTGGATGATGGGCCTGATGATGACCGATATCATCCGGGCGACCCAGCAGACGCTCTCTCAGACGTTCGAGCAGATGCACGCCACGTTCACGGATCAGGTCCGCAACCTGAACCTGGCGGGGCTGTTGTGGTCCGCGTCCGGCTACTACCTGAAGTTCGTCTTCGGCGTGTTCCTGTCGTGGTCGCTGATCATTCTTCTGCTGGCGCTTTTCGCCATCACCTACGCCCAGGTGATCTGGGCACACGTGGCGGTGGCGATCGTCATCCTCATCGGACCGCTGATGATTCCCTGGCTCCTGTTCGAGCCGATGGCGTTTTTGTTCTGGGGGTGGTTCCGGGCGCTTCTCGTCTACTCGCTCTACGGCGTGGTGGCCGCCGTGATCCTGCGCGTCTTCGTCGGCGTTTCGCTCGCTTTCGTCAACACGTTGATGTCGGCCGGGTTAAACGTGGCGGACCTGCAGCAGTTGGGGCTCTGGCTTCTGCTCCTGGCTCCGCTTCTGGTGGCGGGGATCCTGGCCGCGTTCAAGGTGGGGGAGATCGCCTCGCTGCTGATCTCCGGAGCGGGAAGCGCCGGCGCGGGCCTGATGGGCACGGCGGCGATCCTCGTGGGGGCGGGCCGGGCCGCCGGCGCGCTCAAGGGGAGCAAATGA
- a CDS encoding VirB8/TrbF family protein: MKNKKDAGREYAEIWGETVHTNRHLRLMTGLLGLTGLLLAMLALRLGSLDPPKPIVIRVDDVGRAEALAYEAVQAQTDPLDPTTKYFLNRFIHDFYSRQRATVEQHWTRSLRFLTTDLANAAFEAESENIARVAAGVESRQVRVENVVLRLHAHPEEPHSGTADFELVHTTREQEVERQRWSLSLKFVFLAEIPPDLVVTNPMGIVITYLQADRALVTENKS, encoded by the coding sequence ATGAAAAACAAGAAGGACGCGGGACGGGAATACGCGGAGATCTGGGGCGAGACGGTCCACACGAACCGACATCTTCGCCTGATGACCGGACTGCTCGGCCTGACCGGCTTGTTGCTGGCCATGCTCGCCTTGCGACTCGGGTCGCTCGATCCCCCCAAACCGATCGTGATCCGGGTGGATGACGTGGGCCGGGCCGAGGCCCTGGCCTACGAGGCGGTCCAAGCCCAGACCGATCCGCTGGACCCGACGACGAAGTATTTTCTGAACCGCTTCATCCACGACTTCTACTCGCGGCAGCGGGCCACGGTCGAGCAGCACTGGACCCGCAGCCTGCGGTTCCTGACCACCGATCTGGCCAATGCGGCCTTCGAGGCCGAGAGCGAGAACATCGCACGCGTGGCGGCGGGTGTCGAGTCCCGGCAGGTCCGGGTGGAGAACGTCGTCTTGAGGCTTCACGCCCATCCGGAGGAACCGCACAGCGGGACGGCCGATTTCGAGTTGGTGCACACCACCCGCGAGCAGGAAGTCGAGCGGCAGCGCTGGTCGCTGTCGCTCAAGTTCGTGTTTCTCGCCGAGATCCCGCCCGACCTGGTCGTGACGAACCCCATGGGCATCGTCATCACCTATCTGCAAGCGGATCGGGCTCTGGTGACTGAGAACAAGTCATGA
- a CDS encoding type IV secretion system DNA-binding domain-containing protein — protein sequence MRWRHVVLILAGTTAVIWRTRYDPFPRPGDNPVLDLIAYHDPMLHAVIEAWHYGAPGAAGLLAGLVSLSVWRVWFEPQPGVGEIRGYLPDWPISPEDEAPSVVVGEVHHPVEARETADPSWLVIPERGLYTGVLIFGAVGSGKTSACMHPFAMQILSWQADRTQRRAAGLVLEVKGDFCHDVRRILDEAGRGEDYLEIGLESPVQWNPLDDPALDSYSLAYTISTLLNQLFGKSKEPFWQQAYTNLVRWIIDLHRILPGRWVTLQDVYRCTIDAELFASKIGEAERLAARVCEAQATISAEDLFAHRDRLTEWDWDLDQEAGQATCALDPALRDRLAETGVTVQTEWAKDRPGAELRERVEAIGRWYRNDWVALDAKVRTTIVEGISVFLSLFDLPEVAAIFCPPPPKARTRSPVPKEKSGAEEDGEAVPDVPASPIRRRLPPLGDLIESGKVLALNMPAGANPALSRAVGVLLKNAWMQALLRRPAQMARRPGAYYRPAVFICDEYQAFASVGEDDPSGDEKSFALSRQCRCIPILATQSISSLRSVLGGSEGWRTLIQTLRTRIFLSLSDDASARIASELCGTVPRMKPSYTFTENTSRPEVSLLSARAGGGRGSIGASKSFRQVREPVFQPRDFSLLANYQAICLPYDGAQSLPARRVYLKPYYLPKETGYWRMREEGRI from the coding sequence ATGAGGTGGCGTCACGTTGTGCTCATTCTGGCCGGTACGACAGCGGTGATCTGGCGGACCCGGTACGACCCCTTTCCCCGGCCCGGAGACAACCCCGTGCTGGACCTGATCGCCTATCACGACCCCATGCTGCACGCCGTGATCGAAGCCTGGCACTACGGCGCCCCCGGCGCCGCCGGCCTGCTCGCCGGACTGGTCTCGCTTTCCGTCTGGCGCGTCTGGTTCGAGCCGCAGCCCGGTGTTGGAGAAATACGAGGGTACCTGCCCGACTGGCCGATCTCCCCCGAGGACGAGGCGCCGTCCGTCGTGGTGGGCGAAGTGCACCATCCGGTGGAAGCGCGGGAGACCGCCGATCCTTCGTGGCTGGTCATTCCCGAGCGGGGCCTCTATACCGGCGTCCTGATCTTCGGGGCCGTCGGGAGCGGCAAGACATCCGCCTGTATGCATCCCTTCGCGATGCAGATCCTGTCCTGGCAGGCGGACCGGACACAGCGCCGGGCCGCCGGCCTGGTGCTGGAGGTCAAGGGCGATTTCTGCCACGACGTGCGCCGGATCCTCGACGAGGCCGGGCGGGGCGAGGACTACCTGGAGATCGGTCTGGAGAGTCCCGTGCAGTGGAACCCGCTGGATGATCCTGCCCTGGACTCCTACTCGCTCGCCTACACGATCTCGACCCTGCTCAACCAACTCTTCGGCAAGAGCAAGGAACCGTTCTGGCAACAGGCCTACACCAACCTGGTGCGCTGGATCATCGACCTGCACCGGATCCTGCCCGGACGGTGGGTCACGCTGCAAGACGTCTACCGGTGCACCATCGACGCCGAACTGTTCGCGTCCAAGATCGGGGAAGCGGAACGCTTGGCGGCCCGGGTCTGCGAGGCGCAGGCGACCATCTCCGCCGAGGACCTGTTTGCCCACAGGGACCGGTTGACCGAGTGGGACTGGGACCTCGACCAGGAGGCGGGGCAGGCCACCTGCGCCCTGGATCCGGCGCTGAGGGACCGCCTGGCCGAGACCGGCGTCACCGTTCAGACGGAATGGGCCAAGGACCGCCCCGGAGCCGAACTGCGCGAGCGGGTCGAGGCCATCGGCCGCTGGTATCGAAACGACTGGGTGGCGCTGGACGCCAAGGTGCGCACCACCATCGTCGAGGGCATCTCCGTGTTCCTCTCGCTGTTCGATCTGCCCGAGGTGGCCGCCATCTTCTGCCCGCCCCCGCCCAAGGCCCGGACCCGTTCACCGGTTCCAAAGGAGAAATCGGGGGCCGAGGAAGACGGGGAAGCCGTCCCGGATGTCCCGGCCAGCCCCATTCGCCGCCGCCTGCCTCCCTTGGGCGATCTCATCGAATCGGGCAAGGTCCTGGCCCTGAACATGCCCGCCGGCGCCAATCCGGCCCTGTCGCGCGCCGTCGGGGTGCTCCTCAAGAACGCCTGGATGCAGGCGCTCCTGCGCCGGCCCGCCCAGATGGCGCGCCGTCCCGGTGCCTACTACCGGCCGGCCGTCTTCATCTGCGACGAATACCAGGCCTTCGCATCGGTCGGCGAGGACGACCCTTCCGGAGACGAAAAGTCCTTCGCCCTGAGCCGGCAGTGCCGCTGCATCCCCATCCTGGCCACCCAGTCCATCTCGTCGCTGCGCTCGGTCCTGGGGGGATCGGAGGGCTGGCGCACCCTGATCCAGACGCTTCGTACCCGGATCTTTCTCTCGCTTTCCGACGACGCCTCGGCCCGGATCGCCTCGGAACTGTGCGGAACCGTACCCCGGATGAAACCCTCCTACACGTTCACCGAGAACACCTCCCGGCCCGAAGTCTCGCTGCTCTCGGCCCGGGCCGGGGGAGGCCGGGGCAGCATCGGCGCCAGCAAGTCCTTCCGCCAGGTCCGGGAGCCCGTGTTCCAACCCCGGGACTTCTCGCTGCTCGCCAACTACCAGGCCATCTGCCTGCCGTACGACGGCGCCCAGTCCCTGCCCGCACGGCGGGTCTACCTCAAGCCCTATTACCTGCCCAAGGAGACCGGTTACTGGCGGATGCGCGAGGAGGGCCGGATATGA
- a CDS encoding ATPase, T2SS/T4P/T4SS family, whose protein sequence is MNRASAIEHLKPFFPGLESILDDMEVSELMINGPGNVWIEKAGRLSPHEAPSLDASTLQRAAIHIARPLGLDPAVSPIIDARLADGSRVAICVPPASPEVAITVRRFGGRAFSAQDLVRQGALPGKVFRSAQYVLRSRRNILVSGGTGSGKTTLLNALVELLPREERIVAIEDTLELRIDRSNCLRFEAGQLEEDAVTIRDLVRHALRHRPDHIVVGEVRGGEAADLLQALNTGHGGSLSTVHANNATSALSRLASCAMQAGGEIPWDVTCRSVVDGIAMVIHMTRRDGRRFVEEALFVNDYEPGENRWLTTPIWEES, encoded by the coding sequence ATGAACCGGGCCAGCGCCATCGAGCATCTCAAGCCCTTCTTTCCCGGACTGGAGAGCATCCTGGACGACATGGAGGTCTCCGAGCTGATGATCAACGGTCCCGGAAACGTCTGGATCGAGAAGGCCGGCCGGCTCTCTCCCCACGAGGCGCCTTCCCTGGACGCTTCGACACTTCAGCGGGCGGCCATCCACATCGCTCGGCCGCTGGGACTCGATCCGGCCGTGAGTCCCATCATCGATGCGCGCCTCGCCGACGGGTCCCGCGTCGCCATCTGCGTGCCCCCTGCCAGTCCCGAGGTGGCCATCACGGTGCGCCGTTTCGGTGGACGGGCGTTCTCCGCCCAGGATCTGGTTCGGCAGGGCGCTCTGCCCGGGAAGGTCTTCAGGTCTGCCCAGTACGTGCTGCGCAGCCGGCGAAACATCCTCGTGTCCGGGGGCACCGGCTCGGGCAAGACCACCCTGCTCAATGCACTGGTCGAGTTGCTGCCTCGTGAGGAACGGATCGTCGCCATCGAGGACACCCTGGAGCTTCGCATCGACCGCTCCAACTGTCTCCGCTTCGAGGCGGGCCAACTGGAGGAAGACGCCGTCACGATCCGGGATCTGGTCCGGCACGCCCTGCGCCACCGTCCGGATCACATCGTCGTCGGAGAGGTGAGAGGCGGCGAGGCGGCCGATCTGCTGCAAGCCCTCAACACCGGTCACGGAGGATCGCTCTCGACCGTGCACGCCAACAACGCCACGTCGGCCCTGTCGCGCCTGGCCAGTTGCGCCATGCAGGCCGGCGGGGAGATCCCCTGGGACGTGACCTGCCGCTCCGTGGTGGACGGCATCGCCATGGTCATTCACATGACGCGACGAGACGGCCGGCGATTCGTCGAGGAGGCCTTGTTCGTCAATGACTACGAGCCGGGCGAGAACCGCTGGCTCACCACACCGATCTGGGAGGAATCATGA
- a CDS encoding zincin-like metallopeptidase domain-containing protein, whose protein sequence is MSKKNTTAEEYHRQFADRIIDQIKRGVAPWQKPWKPGERVLPHNLHTDRPYAGGNSLHLAVVAEERGYSDTRWGTYRQIQLQGGHVRKGERGTRILSYQDHRRVAVKDPQGRPVTDENNRQVYRYERLPKPWIKRYTVFNAEQANRLPAPPEPTEKAIWDAHLEADKVLKECGVDIRHVEGDRAYYRLKTDDIVLPKWKQFPSANQYYQTALHEVGHATGHPERMNRESLIKGVEAGFGSQIYAREELRAEISAMMTGERIGVGHDPSRGAAYVESWVEVLEKDPREIRRAAADAQKISDYILEHTRQREAEREPEAAKDVASPTPTDPARQQDQDQSFTVAVRQARTVPVPSRNISPSR, encoded by the coding sequence ATGAGTAAGAAGAATACGACGGCCGAGGAATATCACCGGCAATTCGCCGACCGGATCATCGATCAGATCAAGCGGGGCGTCGCGCCCTGGCAAAAGCCCTGGAAACCGGGCGAGCGCGTCCTGCCGCACAACCTCCACACCGACCGTCCCTACGCCGGCGGCAACAGCCTGCACCTGGCCGTGGTGGCCGAGGAACGCGGCTACTCGGACACGCGCTGGGGGACCTACCGGCAGATCCAGCTTCAAGGGGGCCACGTGCGAAAGGGCGAACGCGGCACCCGGATCCTCTCCTACCAAGACCACCGGCGCGTCGCCGTCAAGGACCCGCAAGGGCGTCCCGTCACCGACGAGAACAACCGGCAAGTCTACCGGTACGAACGCCTGCCCAAGCCCTGGATCAAGCGCTACACGGTGTTCAACGCCGAGCAGGCCAACCGGCTTCCGGCGCCCCCCGAACCGACCGAGAAGGCGATCTGGGACGCCCATCTTGAGGCCGACAAGGTCCTGAAGGAATGCGGCGTGGACATCCGCCACGTCGAGGGGGACCGGGCCTACTACCGGCTCAAGACCGACGACATCGTCCTGCCGAAGTGGAAGCAGTTTCCGTCGGCCAACCAGTACTACCAGACGGCGCTGCACGAGGTGGGACACGCCACCGGACACCCGGAGCGCATGAACCGCGAGTCGTTGATCAAAGGCGTCGAGGCCGGGTTCGGCTCCCAGATCTATGCCCGGGAGGAGCTGCGCGCGGAGATCAGCGCCATGATGACGGGCGAGCGGATCGGGGTCGGTCACGATCCCAGCCGGGGAGCGGCCTACGTGGAAAGCTGGGTCGAGGTCCTGGAGAAGGACCCCCGGGAGATCCGCCGGGCGGCGGCCGACGCGCAGAAGATCTCCGACTACATCCTGGAGCACACCCGGCAGCGTGAAGCGGAAAGAGAGCCGGAAGCCGCGAAGGACGTCGCTTCCCCGACCCCGACGGACCCTGCTCGACAACAAGACCAGGACCAGTCCTTCACGGTCGCCGTCCGGCAGGCGAGGACCGTTCCCGTTCCGTCCCGCAACATCAGCCCGAGCCGGTAA
- a CDS encoding helix-turn-helix domain-containing protein, with protein MQNLQGRCNIGFVAVVRDIARRYAETMLYWRGHLRAAEVAAFLGVSERTARSLISDWRTLGILPRYRPTAERRLVPAEQFDPGPVVTDPAVTYAMLMLADQFPGNPFSRTSPNGGAHDLSISATVSTRASRELLAACLDREAAHLIYASKTGVQEFTFSPSAIVRARGRHHFRGFREDGRDRLGNRVDDRYVDLVPARAIEAWRAVGTRYVGIKGDESWKMIEKRRLFLSPELSKEERLSYEHEYGIADRGVLVVRTRRALMRYVLQELSERRCWRRDGSSVPIWMISHSASDKTQVS; from the coding sequence TTGCAAAATTTGCAGGGTAGATGCAATATTGGATTTGTGGCAGTCGTTCGCGATATTGCACGCCGCTATGCCGAAACCATGCTGTACTGGCGTGGTCATCTGCGAGCGGCCGAGGTCGCGGCATTCCTAGGCGTCTCGGAGCGCACGGCTCGCAGCCTGATTTCCGACTGGCGCACTTTGGGGATCTTGCCTCGTTACCGTCCAACCGCTGAGCGACGTCTCGTGCCAGCGGAACAATTTGATCCGGGTCCAGTTGTAACGGATCCCGCAGTCACCTACGCCATGCTCATGCTTGCCGATCAATTCCCCGGAAACCCGTTTTCCCGTACTTCACCTAACGGAGGCGCGCACGATCTGTCCATCTCGGCGACAGTTTCGACACGGGCGAGTCGTGAACTTCTAGCTGCCTGTCTTGATCGCGAAGCTGCCCATTTGATCTATGCCTCGAAAACAGGGGTCCAGGAGTTCACCTTCTCCCCGTCAGCCATCGTTCGTGCTCGGGGAAGGCATCATTTTCGGGGTTTCCGAGAAGATGGCCGAGACAGGTTAGGCAACCGGGTGGACGACCGGTATGTCGATTTAGTTCCTGCCCGTGCGATCGAAGCCTGGCGGGCCGTGGGGACACGCTACGTGGGAATCAAAGGTGACGAGAGTTGGAAGATGATCGAAAAGCGACGACTCTTCCTGTCGCCCGAACTGTCCAAGGAGGAAAGACTTTCCTATGAGCACGAATACGGCATAGCTGATCGCGGTGTGCTCGTTGTTCGGACACGCCGAGCACTCATGCGTTACGTGTTGCAGGAGCTGTCGGAGCGCCGATGCTGGCGTCGCGACGGATCGTCGGTTCCAATCTGGATGATTTCGCATTCGGCCTCCGATAAGACACAGGTGTCGTAG
- a CDS encoding CRISPR-associated protein Cas6 — protein sequence MKSLAIGAVGKRLEPILARLLPETVRKTSANGDVVDLSTWDVAVEELPVVARPGETAMLPAIMLSPLAISVRGKKGRWHDNLMNAGKDVEEAANFRLSHLTGRQVRLRIEPDRLYLRANPNHSTLVRTRAVSGHKPAFVIGMMCPLFISGPIEDLRVAWALGIGEKNRYGFGCIGYAGKRA from the coding sequence ATGAAGTCTCTGGCGATCGGAGCGGTGGGGAAAAGGCTGGAGCCAATACTAGCTCGTCTACTTCCCGAGACCGTTCGCAAGACATCGGCCAATGGCGATGTAGTGGACCTCTCGACCTGGGATGTTGCCGTCGAAGAACTTCCAGTCGTCGCTCGGCCCGGGGAAACGGCTATGCTCCCCGCGATCATGCTTTCGCCATTGGCTATTTCCGTGCGTGGCAAGAAAGGACGTTGGCACGATAACCTGATGAACGCCGGAAAAGACGTGGAAGAGGCCGCGAACTTTCGCCTTTCGCATCTGACCGGCCGACAGGTGCGCTTAAGGATCGAGCCTGACAGACTCTACCTGCGGGCTAATCCGAATCACTCTACCTTAGTCCGAACGCGCGCCGTCAGCGGTCATAAGCCCGCATTCGTGATCGGAATGATGTGCCCGCTGTTCATCAGCGGTCCAATAGAAGATCTGCGCGTGGCCTGGGCGCTGGGAATCGGTGAGAAGAACCGCTACGGATTCGGTTGCATCGGATACGCAGGAAAACGCGCATGA